Within the Arachis duranensis cultivar V14167 chromosome 10, aradu.V14167.gnm2.J7QH, whole genome shotgun sequence genome, the region CATACTCTCTgcattaatataaattattgattttgttgttacaaaaaaataaagaagcatTTTCTATTTTAGAAACTTGCCGAATAACAACCTCACAGGTCTAATTCCAAATGCACTTCTCCAAAAGTTAAGTGGAGGTGTACTATCACTTAGGTATGTATCTTactcttatttaatttgatacCCTGAATCAGCACTACCTGTTATTTACATAGTTACATGAATTTCTACAATTATGTAGTATCACATATCAATTTCAGCATACTAGAACGTCACGGGTATACTTTtcacataaaatattttacatgtaGCGAATGTACTAATACCTTCCATGTAActattattttcttgatttcattatttttcttttatcttataCACATTCATACAAGTTTAAATCATGACACATGGAAACTTGAAAGTAAGAACCTCCATAGAGATTGCAAACTAAATGTAGTTTTTCACTTTAACTTGATTCTTGTTACTGAATGATGCTAGGTTGGCGCAAAATCCAAATCTATGTGAATCTGGTCCTTGTGACCAACAGACAAAAGATAAAAGCAAGGAAAGCAATCCAGTTATTTTTATACTAGCATCTGTTTCTGCATTTTTGATGCTCCTACTGGTAGTTCTTGCAGCAGTTAACATCATTTACATTAAAAAGAGAAAGCTAAAAGGTAAAAGAAACAATACTTCAAACTACAATtcatcctttttttttgttatttatatatttttttttctgtggTTAGGGCTTATTTCCAAATTATGTTGGGATTGTTACAATTTGGGAGCAATTAATGGTTAAATCAATCAATACTTGGCAACCTTTCTTTGTTTATCAGTCACGGATTTTAAGTATTCCTACAGCAAAACTTATATTGGCAGGAACTCctgaattaaaatctaaattgtTTTCCTCTGATTAATAATTTCTAACAAGGTAGGTGATTGATGCTTTCAGGCACAATAGAAGATGGTATTATCACAAAGACAATCGTTTCTGGTTTATAAGAGTTCCCAACATGGAGACGCTTGTTAGAATGAACACATACGAGAGAGGATCTTATCACTGTTTCGATCCAAACACATTTGAAACTGTTCGCAAGGTTAGCTTTATACATAATAGTATTTGTAGTGTTCTTAAAATGATATCTCGTGGTCCGACGtttattattttccttttatcCCTGATCCTATTTTAGGCctctaatgaaaaaaaaaatccttgcAGGATAACTTTGTTATACATTATGAAATGTTGGAAAAGAGACCGCCTCTACCACAGCATCGAGTAGGAATCAAAACCTTTATTGTAGagtttcaattgtaaatttTCATTCTGGATTTTAATTCCTCAGAATGTCATTAGCATAAGTATTCCTTTAGTTTGGGCTTTCTCGTACTATAATGTTGCTTGAGTGATCCAAGCACTTCTTCTTTAACTGCCCTAATTTGAACAAAAGAATTATGTTACGTAGGTTTTTCAATAACCTAGTTATCTGATGGGTTTTGTCTGCCCCCTAGCTCCAATGCACAGGAAAGAAAAGCACATTTGTCAATATTTGATACGGTTCGTAGGAATTATGCGTCAAAGTTAACACCTAGCTGAATAATGATTTAATTAATCTTAACCTGTTATCTCAATCTGACAGGCCAAAAACTAATCTGTTACAAATCAAGGTTTCATTTAAGAGTTTGTTTTTGGCTAATGACTTGTATGCACAAGGCAGGAGTTGATTATAGGATTGTTTAATTTTGCAAATTTACACTCCCATTGCATGACATCATTTTGCCCTTTCCCCTATTCTATTGTAGTTGGGTTTACTTCATACTCATCAGACCGGTAATAgtatatttatttcattttggaTTATATAGTTCTTTCGGCTTTCATATTAAAACAATTAGAATGTTGCTTGATATTTTAAGTGATCGAATCCATAATTATCTTGGTATTTTTACAAATGGTTATGAAGGTTCCAAATTCTTTGGTAGCATCATTGAGGCTCTGGCTCAGTATACTTGTCAAGTAGAATAGGAGTCTTTAGTCTTTAGAATTTAGGcacacttttaaatattattatcgaCTAATTGTTggataaaaacaataaatcGTGTTGATCCTGTAACATTGCTCCAAACATTTTTgacttatttttctttcattagaattagaatttataatatTCAAATCAACATAATGTTGGCCAAGTTCAGCACCACTAATATCTATGACAACCAAGTcttgaatcaatttttttcaagaaagaaatagaaaacaTTCCTGTTACTAGTGCTTTACACTTAATTAAATTGAGGAAATTAAATACCAAagtacgaaaaaaaaaaaagacattatCATCACATCAAAATGTCAGACACCAAACCTCAATCCGAGGAGGTGAAATGCGTAGACTAATAGTTTAAAACATTCAAAATTCTCTCCAACTTTCTGCCTGTTGAAATTAGCATCTGTTGCCTGAATTGAAATCAGTATGACAAGAAAGAAACCAGGCAACATCTACCTCAGTTTAAGGAAAACACACACAAgattaaataaaactaatacaGATGCCTATAATTTCCATATCTATTTATATTGAAACCTAACACAATGGACATTTTGAATTCCATCTTGCCTCAAAGAGAAACACAATGTTCAAAACATACATCACGAGAGAGGCAATGGCTTGATGAGTGTCAATGGCTCAAGCCATTTTACTTGTGGAATACCCTTCTAAAGCTTTTAAGTGTTATAGAATTAACTACTATATTAAACATGATTCCACATAAAAATGTGACTATATTTGTAGAACTCCAAAGTGTGAAACAACTTGTCAGTTGCCACCATTCAAAATTAAACATTGCCTTAAGATTACATTATGGTCTTGCTTTCCATCTCAATCTTCATGGCTATCTTCATCTTCTGAATCTGCATAATGGAAATGAAGCAGTTTGAAATCAAATAATCAGTTGGAAGAAATTCATATTAAGCTTTTGAAACTTTTACAGGCTGAAGCTACTACTGAAGATAAAGCAATATAGTTGACGTAAATCCATCAAGATTTATTGAATAAAAGTAAACTGCAGACAGCAATGTGTTTAGGCACAAAGATGTCCTACAATCATATACAATTACATTGAAGGAAGCAATTTAAGGGGAAGAAGTCAACCAAAACCTAGCTACCATATCAATACAGATACCAGATTCAGATGACACATTATGCCAGAACTTCTACAGCATGTCTACTTCCATGAACACACTAAGCATGCAAAACATATTGAGAACAATGCTGTTTGAATCAAGAGTTTACATTAGCAAGCCAGGATCTTTCAACTTACCAGATCGAACATCATCActaatttttcttcttgcttgaagTTGTCTAACAAGCATCCGAAATATCATCACCCACCAGTATATATGCAGAACAagcaagcaatatagaagactGTTGAACACATAATAATATTTTCGAGCCTCCACTTTGTGCTTTTCCTTATCCAATGTGAGCAAAATTTCATAGCTGGCAAAGAAAGATGTAAAACTACTGAGCATCGAAAAGCAAGATTATACAGACAACCAACAACTGTAATATTACACTTCGTAATCAATTGTTGAAATTTATGCATGGAAAGATCTTTCTAATTTAGTGAATCTTTTATATGAGCTATTATTTGATAGGAAGGGGAAAATACAACATAGGATAAAAGATTACCGAAAAGAAACCACAaaactaaaggaaaacaaatgaTACCCCGACCCCCGCATTGCTAGCAGCAACAACTAATCCCTAGTCACACTGAACCTGAAATTTCAACAGCAGCAAGTACAGCAACAAGTAATCCCTAATCACACTGAACCTGAAATTTCAACAGCAGCAAGTAATCCCTAATCACACATTCACACTAAACCTGAAATTTCAACAAACATTACAACACAGCAACAAGTAATCCCTAGTCACACTGAACTTGAAATTTCGACAGCAAAATTATCTTCATTGGAAATGGAAACAGCTTTCCATTGTACAGAGTTGAGTTGatcttttctttcaatttaagAGAGAAATGGGATCGGAGTGAATTGAATTTCTAcacaattttactttttaatgtttatagaaattatatatttatcccttttataaaaatatttaattataaaattaccctactttagttaatatattaacTCTTATTGAGTTAAATTAACTCAAACTAAAACTAAGCATTCAATTAAAGCATGCCACGTCATGAAGGGTAATTTACATGTTGAAATAGagagggttggttagaactcaCCTTTAATTTATTGGTATTCCCAATTTAGCATTCGTGACTCACGTTAATtctttactttatttttgtcACAAAACCACTAAGGGCGTGCTGAGATAGAATGACGATAATCACACTTTATCACTAACAGCTTTAAAGGTTTCAAAAAGTTTCAAGCGACACATCAAATAACCATTAAGAAGTCTTTAGTCGTTAGTTTTATGACAAAAACAAGATCAAGGATCAGTGTGAGTCACAAATGTTAAATTTGAGAATCAAATTGAGTAAATTAAACTTTGGGAATCAAATTGAGAGTCAAGCATAATTTTATGGACTAATCTGAGTATTAATTCTCTTTTTTACTGATTATATGCAGAGTTTTATAATCTCATGGATATTGGATACCCTTGGTTGCTGCATGACATCTCGTttctttaatgaataaataaatcttttaatTCCAACTCAtgcaaaaacatattttttgtgCACTGTAACAAGTGAATGTTCTTGACTTCTTGCACCGTATCACTCATGCAACAATTGTCATTATGCAAGAGCATGGCTtggaattaaaacatttttcttatttattaataataaaaaataaaaatgccaTCTCATATTGATGTTTGAAATATTAAACATGACTCATTTggagtaaaatattatttggatTGTCAAAATTTATCGGAAAAAATCAATATAACATTTACTAAGCATATCTATTACACAACAATTACTTGATCTGTTAAGATGTTTCAAAACATCATTTTATTAAATAGAGAAACCAACTTTGAACGATAGGATACACATATAGCAGAGGATAAGATAAACCATATCACTCCACTCACTATCAAATGAAACTGTTGGAGAAAGCCTATGCAGGATATTCAACTCATCCTAAGGTGGTACATTTCATAATAATTCATAGTTTCATACACAACTCAAATTAGTGTAATCCAAACTCCATAAACGGCTATCAAGTGCAAACCCAAgtagacatttcaacaaacacctcAAATGCAATGGAAACAAAGGTAGATTAAGTAAAGCTCCTCATTTTAAACTCATTACAATTTCAATTCGATTCCAAACCCATAGAGAcaagcaataaaatcaaattacacATTTTTTTTACTAAGAAACATTATCTATTACACAAAAATTAACAGTTCTCTCTGAAAATTCCACAAAAATAAATCAGAATATAACAGCAACAAACCCTAAGCAATGGAAACTTTGGCACCAGCTTCTTCAAGCTGCTTCTTTGCTTCATCAGCTTCATCCTTCGAAACCCCTTCCTTGAACTTCTTCGGCAAACCTTCGATCAATTCCTTCGCTTCCTTCAGCGCAAGGCTTGTCAATCCTCTCACAGCCTTAATCACAGCGATTCTCGCGTTGCTCGGAACTTCTTCGATCACAACGTCGAACTCCGTCTTCTCCTCCACCGCTGCGGGTGCCTCGGCGGCGCCGGCTGCTCCAGGTGCGGCAACGACAGCAGCGGGGGCGAAGGACGCGGCGGAGACGCCGAGCTTGTCCTGGAGGTAGTCGACGAGGACCTTGGCCTCTTCTAGGGTGAGGCCGGAGATCTTGGTGCCAAGCTCCTCGATGTTCTCAGGTACGGCGACGGCGGCTAGGGGGCGGAGGTGAGTGGTGCGGTGGGAGAGCGAGCGATGGTTGTTGTGGAAACGGAAGTGGACGGAGGGTTTGGTGAGCGCAGGATAAGAGGAAGGTGTAGGGTAAGAGGGGGAAGAGGATGAAGGGAAACGAAGGGTGAGAGTTGAAATTGTAGTTGCCATCGTGTTATTGAAATTGAAGGGTTTCTGAAATTGGAAAATTGAGGGTGAAGAGTGACGAGTGAAACGAAggtagaagatgaagaagaaaaagaaagcggATAGGATAAGAGTCTCTCGGGCCTCTTGGAAGGCTTGAAATTGTAATTGTAATGACTGTGTAATTACTCTATGTGTTGGGTATGAGCAACGCCAGTTGACTGAATCGAGGATAGAAGTggtaattttat harbors:
- the LOC107468943 gene encoding 50S ribosomal protein L12, chloroplastic, producing the protein MATTISTLTLRFPSSSSPSYPTPSSYPALTKPSVHFRFHNNHRSLSHRTTHLRPLAAVAVPENIEELGTKISGLTLEEAKVLVDYLQDKLGVSAASFAPAAVVAAPGAAGAAEAPAAVEEKTEFDVVIEEVPSNARIAVIKAVRGLTSLALKEAKELIEGLPKKFKEGVSKDEADEAKKQLEEAGAKVSIA
- the LOC107468937 gene encoding probable LRR receptor-like serine/threonine-protein kinase At1g05700 — its product is MTVQHFSEQLNTLNLSSRGLTGHIAVYISKLTELESLNLSNNSLIAEIPVFLIENLPSLRVLNLPNNNLTGLIPNALLQKLSGGVLSLRLAQNPNLCESGPCDQQTKDKSKESNPVIFILASVSAFLMLLLVVLAAVNIIYIKKRKLKGTIEDGIITKTIVSGL